Proteins encoded together in one Benincasa hispida cultivar B227 chromosome 1, ASM972705v1, whole genome shotgun sequence window:
- the LOC120071677 gene encoding probable calcium-binding protein CML23: MAKKNNSLSISNPGSSLGSMDDVIKVFNKFDKNGDGKISVNELGAALSELGGKISTDEIRRIMSEIDKDGDGFIDLDEFAEFHQDASSSSGCNKDLQDAFDLYDIDKNGLISAKELHSVLKRLGEKCSLKDCCRMISSVDVDGDGHVNFEEFKKMMTRS, encoded by the coding sequence ATGGCCAAGAAGAACAACTCCCTTTCAATTTCAAATCCTGGATCCTCCTTGGGCTCCATGGACGACGTCATCAAGGTCTTCAACAAGTTCGACAAGAACGGCGACGGCAAGATTTCCGTTAACGAGCTCGGCGCTGCCCTCAGCGAACTTGGCGGCAAGATCTCCACCGACGAGATCCGCCGCATTATGTCTGAGATCGACAAGGACGGCGACGGATTCATCGACCTCGATGAGTTCGCCGAGTTTCATCAGGACGCCTCGTCTTCCAGCGGATGTAACAAAGATCTGCAGGACGCTTTCGATCTGTACGATATCGATAAGAACGGCTTAATCTCTGCTAAGGAGTTGCACTCTGTTCTCAAACGCCTTGGTGAAAAATGTAGCCTCAAAGATTGTTGCCGGATGATTAGTTCCGTCGATGTCGACGGTGATGGACATGTAAATTTTGAGGAATTCAAGAAGATGATGACTCGCTCTTAG